The following proteins come from a genomic window of Gynuella sunshinyii YC6258:
- a CDS encoding UbiA family prenyltransferase, with protein MLRHLQRWWIYQRERFPLLAHGPLVAAFSFSAVAYSSLLRGITELPSLSTWLVAFFTALAFFMQLRIADEFKDYEEDCSYRPYRPVPRGLVTLRELGIVGILLAILQLTLALWLFPPLLIFLGLTWSYLALMSREFFVSEWLKARPVTYMWSHMLIMPLIDLYASACDWLVAGDGHAVRGLVWFLAVSFFNGMVIEIGRKIRAPEDEEPGVETYSVLWGCRKAVRIWLAVLLVTAICAAIAAWQIDFLIPVAVVLVVLFGVALVVAKQFLAHPLTGAGKRFEVVAGVWTLGMYLSLGAGPLLWSM; from the coding sequence ATGTTGAGGCATTTACAACGCTGGTGGATCTATCAGCGTGAACGTTTTCCATTGCTGGCGCATGGGCCTCTGGTCGCCGCCTTCAGCTTTTCGGCCGTTGCCTATTCTTCATTATTACGGGGAATTACCGAGCTGCCGTCACTGAGTACATGGCTGGTGGCTTTTTTCACCGCACTGGCGTTTTTCATGCAGCTGCGCATCGCCGATGAATTCAAGGATTACGAAGAAGACTGCAGTTACCGGCCTTACCGGCCAGTACCTCGTGGACTGGTGACGCTCAGGGAGCTGGGTATTGTTGGGATATTGCTGGCAATACTGCAGCTGACATTGGCTCTCTGGCTATTTCCCCCGTTACTGATCTTTTTAGGATTGACCTGGAGCTATCTGGCGTTGATGAGTCGGGAGTTTTTTGTGTCGGAATGGCTGAAGGCGCGCCCCGTGACTTATATGTGGTCACATATGTTGATCATGCCTCTCATAGACCTGTATGCATCTGCGTGTGACTGGCTGGTAGCCGGTGACGGCCATGCGGTCAGGGGGTTGGTGTGGTTTCTGGCGGTCAGCTTCTTTAATGGCATGGTGATCGAGATCGGTCGGAAGATTCGTGCGCCGGAAGACGAAGAGCCCGGGGTGGAAACCTATTCCGTTCTGTGGGGGTGTCGCAAGGCTGTCAGAATCTGGTTGGCGGTATTACTGGTAACGGCCATCTGTGCCGCCATTGCCGCCTGGCAGATTGATTTTCTCATCCCAGTGGCCGTGGTTCTGGTGGTGCTGTTCGGCGTGGCGCTGGTGGTTGCGAAGCAGTTTCTGGCGCATCCTCTGACGGGTGCCGGAAAGCGTTTTGAAGTGGTTGCCGGGGTCTGGACCCTGGGGATGTATCTTTCTCTGGGCGCAGGCCCGTTGTTATGGAGTATGTAA
- a CDS encoding hydroxymethylglutaryl-CoA reductase encodes MAIPYLHANSYLENLLRERDQQELSEALRPKPEQPAKPRLPRDHRINSKMLARRWELFADQNGIREQILDPATEATMDVYQHNIENFIGTVKLPVGVAGPLRVNGLFAQGDYYIPLATTEAALVASYNRGAQLISRAGGCTTLLLQEAVMRAPGFAFENLTQAGTFVAWAITQIEQFKIEASKTTRHGQLHDMQVTVEGNHVYLRFDFTTGDASGQNMVTIATQSICEYIRLNSPVEPSYFFLEANMSGDKKASAQSFVSVRGKQVTAEVTVPSDLIHGLLHTSPERMEDYWRMSALGGVLSGTIGVQGHYANGLAALYIACGQDAACVAESAVGVTRFELTDQGDLYAAVTLPNLIVGTVGGGTGLPSQNACLQLLGLAGAGHARAFAEVTAATVLAGELSIIGALCAGHFARAHQSLARG; translated from the coding sequence ATGGCAATACCTTATCTGCATGCCAACAGTTATCTGGAAAACCTGTTGCGGGAGCGCGATCAGCAGGAACTTTCTGAAGCGCTTCGACCCAAACCTGAACAGCCCGCCAAACCCCGTCTTCCCAGGGATCATCGTATTAATTCCAAAATGCTGGCCCGGCGCTGGGAGTTGTTTGCTGATCAGAACGGGATTCGGGAGCAAATACTCGATCCGGCTACCGAAGCGACGATGGATGTTTACCAGCATAACATTGAAAATTTCATCGGCACGGTCAAGCTTCCGGTAGGTGTTGCTGGCCCGTTACGGGTGAACGGTCTGTTCGCCCAGGGAGATTATTACATCCCGCTGGCCACCACCGAAGCTGCCCTGGTGGCCTCTTATAATCGTGGGGCCCAGCTTATTTCAAGAGCGGGAGGTTGTACCACTCTGCTGCTTCAGGAAGCGGTGATGCGGGCGCCTGGATTCGCATTTGAAAACCTCACTCAGGCCGGCACTTTCGTTGCCTGGGCCATTACCCAGATCGAACAGTTCAAAATTGAAGCAAGTAAAACCACTCGTCACGGACAACTGCATGACATGCAGGTGACCGTTGAAGGCAATCATGTGTATCTGCGTTTTGATTTCACCACCGGTGATGCATCCGGGCAAAACATGGTGACCATTGCCACTCAATCCATTTGTGAATACATACGATTAAACTCTCCTGTCGAACCCAGTTATTTTTTCCTTGAAGCCAACATGTCCGGTGATAAGAAAGCCAGCGCCCAGTCCTTTGTTTCCGTTCGCGGCAAACAGGTAACGGCGGAGGTTACGGTACCGTCTGATCTGATTCATGGGCTTTTGCATACTTCGCCTGAACGGATGGAGGATTACTGGCGCATGTCGGCACTTGGCGGGGTACTGAGCGGCACCATCGGCGTACAGGGACATTACGCCAATGGGCTGGCGGCGCTTTACATCGCCTGTGGTCAGGATGCTGCCTGTGTGGCGGAATCCGCCGTCGGGGTGACCCGGTTTGAACTGACCGATCAGGGCGACCTGTATGCGGCTGTTACGTTGCCGAATCTGATTGTCGGAACCGTTGGTGGAGGTACCGGACTGCCCAGTCAGAATGCCTGTCTGCAGTTGTTGGGGCTGGCAGGAGCAGGACATGCGCGAGCATTTGCCGAGGTGACTGCGGCGACTGTTCTGGCGGGCGAACTATCCATTATCGGCGCGTTGTGTGCCGGGCATTTTGCCCGCGCTCATCAATCGCTGGCTCGGGGTTAA
- a CDS encoding deoxycytidylate deaminase, whose protein sequence is MNDKWIQRFFQMAELVGSWSKDPSTQVGAVITQGNRVVSVGFNGYPRGVGDSANQDDRETKLLKTIHAEENAILFAKRDLTGCEIYVTHFPCPNCAAKIIQTGIATVHCQTQNEEYLSRWGEKSRVSEAMFAEAGVNVHWC, encoded by the coding sequence ATGAATGACAAATGGATTCAGCGTTTTTTTCAGATGGCTGAACTGGTGGGATCCTGGAGCAAAGATCCCAGTACTCAGGTGGGAGCCGTGATCACTCAGGGAAACCGGGTGGTTTCCGTTGGGTTTAACGGTTATCCGCGTGGAGTGGGGGATTCAGCCAATCAGGACGATCGTGAGACCAAGCTGCTGAAAACCATTCATGCAGAAGAAAACGCCATCCTGTTTGCCAAGCGCGACCTCACCGGTTGCGAAATTTATGTTACGCATTTCCCTTGCCCGAACTGTGCTGCCAAAATTATCCAGACGGGCATAGCCACTGTTCATTGCCAGACCCAAAATGAAGAATATCTGAGTCGGTGGGGAGAAAAATCCCGTGTTAGCGAAGCGATGTTTGCAGAAGCGGGTGTGAACGTTCACTGGTGTTGA
- a CDS encoding GIY-YIG nuclease family protein: MDRQSSWTVYMLRCCDGSLYTGITTNLDRRLKEHNGDLSGGARFTRARRPVEVVYQERQPDRSQASRRERVIKKMERRQKLALIYSFPQQSTLESDYE, from the coding sequence ATGGACAGACAATCTTCCTGGACGGTATATATGCTGCGCTGTTGTGATGGCAGCCTGTATACCGGTATTACCACAAACCTGGACCGGCGCCTGAAAGAGCACAATGGCGATTTATCCGGTGGCGCCAGATTTACCCGTGCGCGAAGACCGGTCGAAGTGGTGTATCAGGAAAGACAGCCTGACCGCAGCCAGGCCAGTCGACGTGAGCGGGTGATCAAAAAAATGGAACGCCGGCAAAAGCTGGCTCTGATTTATTCCTTTCCACAGCAAAGCACTTTGGAGTCAGACTATGAATGA
- a CDS encoding helix-turn-helix domain-containing protein gives MTEHTQKTIAENVFLDRYIRQRFNPRYIDPEHHSHHFRAGFGVLLRRSRTTLNISQAAAAELAGVSMTQYRKYEAGRDNMRLSTLFCYLSNTGIPIEFLLLPHLGAQSHCRMINARYLRLQSYIVRCSAREFDNFVGLVAMLLIGKKSIIRGTQHELGKQPAEQFSLDSLPSILATLRRMRELCKLSRREFAELLGIAPSTLTAFERGNDIGNLPLCLVHRFWMASGLSPLILVHGSSVFDHYRARHKRLTQLHDLIADESEELLGHLEVIFKNIHSIHSSPQISRVLSLSGTGKKPAGTLYPVNQASHYIPTMSDAERMTM, from the coding sequence ATGACCGAACACACCCAAAAAACAATTGCTGAAAACGTGTTTCTGGATCGATATATCCGACAGCGTTTTAACCCCCGCTATATCGATCCGGAACACCATAGTCACCATTTTCGGGCTGGCTTTGGTGTTCTGTTGCGACGTAGCCGAACCACACTGAACATTAGCCAGGCGGCGGCGGCCGAATTGGCTGGCGTGTCGATGACCCAGTATCGGAAATATGAAGCCGGTCGCGATAACATGCGACTGTCGACGTTATTTTGCTATTTGTCCAACACTGGCATTCCGATCGAATTTCTGCTGTTACCCCACCTCGGTGCACAATCACATTGCCGTATGATCAACGCCAGATATTTGCGATTGCAGTCCTATATCGTCCGCTGTTCTGCCAGAGAGTTTGACAACTTTGTTGGTCTCGTTGCGATGCTGCTGATAGGCAAAAAATCCATAATACGGGGCACGCAGCATGAGTTGGGTAAACAACCTGCTGAACAATTCTCACTGGATTCTTTGCCATCCATACTGGCGACTCTTCGACGTATGCGGGAATTGTGCAAACTGTCTCGCCGGGAGTTTGCAGAACTGCTGGGTATTGCTCCGTCAACATTAACGGCTTTTGAGCGTGGGAACGATATCGGTAATTTACCGCTGTGTCTGGTGCATCGGTTCTGGATGGCTTCTGGCCTGTCGCCATTGATACTGGTACACGGTTCGTCAGTATTTGATCACTACCGTGCCCGGCATAAACGCCTTACCCAGTTGCATGATCTGATCGCAGATGAATCTGAGGAATTACTCGGGCATCTTGAGGTGATTTTTAAAAATATTCATTCCATTCATTCCTCCCCACAAATATCCAGAGTGTTGTCTTTGTCCGGGACAGGGAAGAAACCTGCCGGAACTCTGTATCCGGTTAATCAGGCATCCCATTATATTCCCACCATGAGCGATGCTGAGCGCATGACCATGTAG
- a CDS encoding ATP-grasp domain-containing protein: MNTTNQPAVIVDPYSTGALYAETFRQRGVPVYAVISTPVPPDVYAASYRPDDFDQVFVFTGDNLEQLLSSLSALQPRCILPGTESGVELCDLLCQSLLPEYANDANLSSARRHKYLMAQAVAAAGLAVIPQICTDSVAVVERWLEEFALRGRDLVIKPPKSAGTDGVRCIRAGEDWRPYFKALVHTKNRLGLMNDEVLVQQYVTGHEFVVDTVSIAGHHTVTDICRYHKIDNGGNMAVYNAMEWISPSAPDNTALIAYAFGVLDALGIRHGAGHVELMLTPEGIRLIEIAARPHGGGQARYNRVATGDSQLDRLARYHCDGELPTQDFQLLRHLTVTFLVAREAGIVSNTAVLDRAQALSTHYTSVINIRDGDRVEKTKDLFSNLDLGYIVLCGPDAAAVERDFQTIKQLEQQLLITEFHDLTA, from the coding sequence ATGAACACAACGAATCAGCCAGCCGTCATCGTAGATCCATATTCCACTGGCGCACTCTACGCTGAGACGTTCAGGCAGCGCGGAGTTCCGGTTTATGCCGTGATATCAACCCCGGTTCCGCCGGATGTTTATGCCGCTTCCTATCGACCGGACGATTTTGATCAGGTGTTCGTATTCACAGGAGATAATCTTGAACAACTGCTATCCAGTTTGTCGGCGTTGCAGCCGCGCTGCATATTGCCGGGTACAGAGTCAGGCGTTGAGCTGTGTGATCTTCTGTGTCAGTCACTGTTACCGGAATATGCCAACGACGCGAACTTAAGCAGCGCCCGGCGACATAAGTATCTGATGGCGCAAGCCGTGGCTGCCGCCGGACTGGCAGTTATTCCGCAAATCTGTACTGACTCTGTCGCGGTTGTGGAACGTTGGCTGGAGGAATTTGCGCTGAGGGGGCGCGATCTGGTGATCAAGCCTCCGAAAAGTGCCGGTACCGATGGCGTTCGTTGCATCAGAGCCGGTGAAGACTGGAGACCTTATTTTAAAGCCCTGGTGCATACCAAGAACCGGCTTGGGCTGATGAATGATGAAGTACTGGTGCAGCAATACGTCACTGGCCATGAGTTTGTGGTCGATACCGTCAGTATTGCCGGCCACCATACCGTTACCGATATCTGCCGGTACCACAAGATTGATAACGGCGGCAATATGGCGGTTTACAATGCCATGGAATGGATTTCCCCGTCAGCACCGGATAACACCGCATTGATTGCATACGCGTTTGGGGTGCTCGACGCATTGGGCATTCGACATGGTGCGGGTCATGTGGAGCTGATGCTGACACCTGAGGGCATCCGGCTGATTGAAATTGCCGCCCGTCCTCACGGTGGCGGTCAGGCCAGATACAACCGGGTGGCGACCGGTGACAGTCAGTTAGACCGGCTTGCCCGGTATCACTGTGACGGCGAATTACCGACGCAGGATTTCCAGTTGCTGCGACATCTGACCGTTACCTTTCTGGTGGCGCGGGAAGCCGGTATTGTCAGTAATACAGCGGTGCTTGACCGGGCTCAGGCGTTGTCTACCCATTACACCAGCGTGATCAATATTCGGGATGGTGATCGGGTTGAAAAGACCAAGGATCTGTTCTCGAACCTGGATCTGGGTTACATCGTTTTGTGCGGACCCGATGCAGCAGCCGTTGAACGCGATTTTCAGACCATTAAACAGCTGGAGCAGCAACTATTGATTACGGAGTTTCATGATTTGACCGCATGA
- a CDS encoding alpha/beta hydrolase gives MAFADGIQEFIDRSNKVLYPDFYKLPVQQQRDLYLRLNDEFAFPETENVKVSSQVVQGPEVQVPVRIYTPIGSRRQGVVFYLRGGGFVLGSADSHHSAIADLCRQTGLTVVAPDFRLAPEHPFPAPLEDCYAALLALRNGELDIDTATDAVIIAGDSSGANMAVVVAMMVRDRQQPPLAGQALISPVLDFSRWRHGGDDAPLLSGGEMEFFTACYAPTTGQVRHAYVSPLISGSFHDLPPAYIMGASEDSLVQDAVRYSEHLQQQGIAVELTIEPGLVHAPLRARRLSRSMAQAWARYCDAVTRLARVPEEAY, from the coding sequence ATGGCTTTTGCTGATGGTATTCAAGAATTCATTGATCGTAGCAACAAGGTGTTATATCCGGATTTCTACAAATTACCGGTGCAACAGCAGCGCGATCTGTATCTGCGGCTGAATGATGAGTTTGCGTTTCCCGAGACTGAAAACGTCAAGGTTTCCAGTCAGGTTGTACAGGGCCCTGAGGTCCAGGTACCGGTGCGGATATATACTCCAATCGGATCCCGGCGTCAGGGGGTGGTGTTTTATCTGCGAGGTGGTGGATTTGTCCTTGGCTCCGCGGACTCGCACCACTCTGCCATTGCCGACCTGTGCAGACAGACTGGGTTGACCGTGGTTGCCCCGGATTTTCGTCTGGCTCCTGAGCATCCGTTTCCGGCGCCGTTGGAAGACTGCTATGCGGCCCTGCTGGCGTTGCGTAATGGTGAACTCGATATAGATACCGCCACCGATGCGGTCATTATTGCCGGCGACAGCTCGGGTGCCAATATGGCGGTGGTGGTGGCGATGATGGTGCGTGACCGGCAGCAGCCTCCACTGGCCGGTCAGGCGTTGATTTCCCCCGTACTGGATTTCAGCAGATGGCGCCATGGTGGAGATGACGCGCCGTTGTTGTCCGGTGGCGAAATGGAGTTTTTTACCGCCTGTTATGCACCGACCACCGGGCAGGTCCGGCATGCCTATGTCTCTCCCCTGATCAGCGGTTCGTTTCATGATCTGCCTCCGGCTTACATCATGGGTGCGTCCGAGGACTCTCTGGTTCAGGATGCCGTGCGCTACAGCGAACATTTGCAACAACAGGGGATAGCGGTTGAGTTAACCATTGAACCCGGACTGGTACATGCGCCACTGCGGGCCCGGCGACTGTCTCGCAGCATGGCTCAGGCCTGGGCACGCTATTGTGATGCGGTAACCCGACTGGCCCGGGTTCCAGAGGAGGCATATTGA
- a CDS encoding MFS transporter, protein MQQSSVQPAQDVSTARRDFRLLLSGQSISLVGDQFMVIALPLLAVSVVSATEAQAVLLPFALYLPFLLVGLQAGAMIDYLKRRSVMLLCEAVQVVTFLTIALLGYFDRLSFPVLMLLVGVSGISLVFFQIAYTSFLPELYTDKEKLHKANSWLTFFESSSKSLGPMLAGPVIALFGTVIAVFINAVSSIVSFITIGLIQHKKERIELTRRQKQPGWMRRDIAEGLVFVFRHPILEPVITCGVVYVMFTMMVRTTIVLYCVKVMGLSESLVGIIIGASALGFPIGNLLSVHLVRRVGVGRGLVLSATAAVVGLAFIPVAGMAGSVLGLITANVIHGMGEGSFGPTAVTLRQTAAPAELLGRVNSVQRVLTWGAFSIGSLLASGATLMFGLSHALWIGGLCSMLCIPVLARRGVLLECLRRETTSQPRES, encoded by the coding sequence ATGCAGCAGTCCAGCGTTCAACCCGCTCAGGATGTATCTACCGCGAGGCGGGATTTCAGGTTGTTGTTATCGGGACAATCCATCAGTCTGGTCGGAGATCAGTTTATGGTGATTGCCCTGCCATTGCTGGCGGTGTCGGTCGTCAGTGCGACTGAAGCACAGGCGGTATTACTTCCATTTGCCCTTTATCTGCCGTTTCTTCTGGTCGGGTTGCAGGCAGGTGCGATGATCGATTATCTCAAGCGTCGATCAGTCATGCTGCTGTGTGAAGCTGTACAGGTGGTGACATTTCTGACCATTGCCTTGCTGGGGTATTTTGATCGGCTGTCTTTTCCGGTTCTGATGCTGCTGGTCGGGGTATCCGGCATTTCGCTGGTATTTTTTCAGATTGCCTACACCTCGTTTCTGCCAGAGCTTTATACGGACAAAGAGAAACTGCATAAAGCCAACTCATGGCTGACGTTCTTTGAGTCATCCAGTAAATCTCTCGGGCCGATGCTGGCCGGCCCGGTCATCGCATTGTTTGGTACGGTCATCGCAGTGTTTATTAATGCGGTTTCGTCCATCGTGTCGTTTATCACCATCGGACTGATTCAACATAAAAAAGAACGTATTGAACTGACCCGGCGGCAAAAACAACCTGGCTGGATGCGGCGGGATATCGCTGAAGGACTGGTGTTTGTATTCCGACATCCGATTCTGGAACCGGTGATCACGTGTGGCGTGGTGTATGTGATGTTCACGATGATGGTGCGAACCACCATTGTGCTTTATTGCGTCAAGGTCATGGGACTGTCGGAATCGCTGGTGGGCATCATTATCGGCGCCTCTGCGCTGGGTTTTCCAATCGGTAATCTCTTGTCTGTTCATCTGGTGCGCCGCGTGGGCGTCGGCAGGGGACTGGTGTTATCGGCGACAGCGGCGGTGGTTGGACTGGCCTTTATCCCGGTTGCCGGCATGGCGGGTTCGGTACTGGGATTGATCACCGCGAATGTGATTCATGGCATGGGTGAAGGTTCCTTTGGACCCACCGCCGTCACGTTGCGGCAAACCGCTGCACCGGCGGAACTGTTGGGTCGGGTCAATTCGGTACAGCGGGTGTTGACCTGGGGTGCGTTTTCCATCGGCAGCCTGCTGGCTTCCGGCGCTACGTTGATGTTCGGCCTCAGTCACGCCCTGTGGATTGGTGGGCTGTGCAGCATGTTGTGTATTCCGGTGCTGGCCAGACGTGGAGTGTTGCTCGAATGCCTGCGACGTGAAACCACCTCGCAGCCCCGTGAATCCTGA
- a CDS encoding 50S ribosomal protein L11 methyltransferase, translating to MTTNKLIEMESAKSIPRWHFPMLNDGQRNQAFQRAIESVDMTGRTVLDIGTGTGLLSMLAARNGASHVYACEVNPDVAQMAAEIVANNGYSDRVTVINKLSTDLIPGIDVPADIDILISETVDCGFFGEGFVPSLVHAKSRLLKPDALLLPQSVRLKASLLSSRDVHRLNRVDRVLDFDVNLFNKFATPHYFPCRLDTWLYQLASPALTVATASFYQDILFPAMSKVVFEPNVSALVHGVVFWFELDLTDDEMLSNHPGNVASHWMQAVQIFSSPIEVHQGQPLPMLLSIGETEIYFSFT from the coding sequence GTGACAACGAATAAGTTAATCGAAATGGAAAGCGCGAAGTCCATTCCCAGATGGCATTTTCCCATGCTGAATGACGGACAGCGTAATCAGGCGTTTCAACGTGCCATCGAATCCGTTGATATGACTGGCAGGACGGTCCTGGATATCGGTACCGGCACCGGTTTGCTATCAATGCTCGCCGCCCGTAACGGTGCGAGCCATGTCTATGCCTGTGAAGTGAATCCGGATGTGGCCCAGATGGCGGCCGAAATTGTTGCCAATAATGGCTATTCCGACCGGGTGACCGTCATCAACAAGCTGTCCACAGACCTGATACCGGGGATCGATGTGCCAGCGGATATCGATATTCTGATTTCCGAGACGGTTGATTGCGGCTTTTTTGGAGAAGGGTTTGTGCCGTCACTGGTGCATGCCAAAAGCCGGTTGTTGAAACCCGATGCGCTGCTGTTACCACAGTCTGTGCGTTTGAAAGCAAGTCTGTTGAGCAGTCGCGATGTACATCGGCTCAATCGGGTCGACCGGGTGCTCGATTTCGACGTCAACCTGTTCAACAAGTTTGCCACTCCGCATTATTTTCCGTGTCGTCTGGACACCTGGCTTTATCAGCTGGCGTCACCAGCGCTCACCGTAGCCACTGCCTCTTTTTATCAGGACATCCTGTTTCCAGCCATGTCCAAGGTGGTGTTTGAACCGAACGTTTCGGCTCTTGTACATGGTGTGGTGTTCTGGTTTGAACTGGATCTTACCGACGATGAGATGTTGTCAAACCATCCCGGTAATGTTGCTTCCCACTGGATGCAGGCCGTACAGATTTTTTCCAGTCCCATTGAAGTCCATCAGGGACAACCGCTGCCGATGTTGCTGTCTATCGGTGAAACCGAAATCTACTTTTCATTCACATAA
- a CDS encoding Rieske 2Fe-2S domain-containing protein — MQTITFKVTDLPLVIRTLDRFVLARLSRQSEPVFIDMTCPHRGGPLTHGKHQGESVLCPWHGNATSFCRLQRLNLPVASHGDRISVEIEGFVGFTRTQTEEVCNHESNNKENNCDNE, encoded by the coding sequence ATGCAGACCATCACATTTAAAGTCACTGACCTGCCGCTGGTGATCCGGACACTCGACCGCTTTGTGCTGGCCCGATTGTCCCGTCAGTCAGAACCGGTATTTATTGATATGACCTGTCCGCATCGCGGTGGCCCGCTGACCCATGGCAAACACCAAGGTGAAAGTGTTCTTTGCCCCTGGCATGGCAATGCCACCAGCTTCTGTCGGCTGCAAAGACTGAATCTGCCGGTTGCCAGTCACGGTGATCGGATATCAGTGGAAATCGAGGGATTTGTTGGTTTTACCCGGACTCAGACGGAAGAGGTCTGTAATCACGAGAGCAATAATAAGGAGAACAATTGTGACAACGAATAA
- a CDS encoding iron-containing redox enzyme family protein — protein sequence MTVKDRFNENLALLGTFPQFRDNEDWVEETSVWFRMVRPQTFKHTHFEPTRADNIFNYPAFTMNRILTALNEQDFLFLPEQHDGNIVEQLKAVYSDELRQLSAELVPELERRCLGFLMDELATFGTGWNSATLFDYFDSAIQDNDELPASLALVREWPDRKELAETLVIQHALDFLPESSHMIRHGKGDYGALQSALFRIIIDEFGYGNHATKHSSLFKATLASIGLKTHSHAYWSFYLNSTLLMNNYFHYISRRPECFFQYLGAISYAENTFGPYCRQMAGLLREVYGEQADVRYYQEHVHIDKHHGRMGIDELLKPAIAQFGNDVVAEMAKGVEMTRRLQQIAEQDLSSQLTWMAQQQDHRDLAHKIKPSVFGDIENLPVMLLDEPYHELSVPHVHDGDEFCVVDQGLLRFCHGFNCYSDLGPGECVVIRKNRLHGALVLSESCNYRILSIGDYARYADHHI from the coding sequence ATGACAGTAAAGGATCGGTTTAACGAAAACCTTGCCCTGTTGGGAACCTTCCCGCAGTTCAGGGATAACGAAGATTGGGTAGAGGAAACGTCCGTCTGGTTCCGGATGGTCAGGCCTCAAACCTTTAAACATACTCATTTTGAGCCCACCCGAGCGGATAATATTTTTAACTATCCGGCATTCACGATGAATCGTATTTTGACGGCATTGAACGAACAGGATTTTCTGTTTCTGCCGGAACAGCATGACGGCAACATCGTCGAACAGCTGAAAGCAGTGTACAGCGATGAGCTGCGGCAGCTGTCTGCAGAACTGGTGCCTGAACTCGAACGCCGGTGTCTTGGATTTCTGATGGATGAACTGGCGACTTTTGGCACCGGTTGGAACAGCGCAACACTGTTCGATTATTTCGATTCAGCCATTCAGGATAATGATGAATTACCTGCCTCGTTGGCGTTGGTGCGGGAATGGCCGGATCGCAAAGAACTGGCCGAAACCCTGGTCATTCAGCATGCGCTGGATTTTCTGCCGGAATCATCTCACATGATTCGTCATGGCAAAGGGGATTACGGTGCGCTGCAGTCTGCGCTGTTTCGCATCATCATTGATGAGTTTGGTTATGGTAATCATGCAACCAAACACAGCTCCCTGTTTAAAGCCACTCTGGCATCCATCGGATTGAAAACCCACTCTCATGCCTACTGGTCGTTTTATCTGAATTCCACCCTGCTGATGAATAACTACTTCCACTACATCAGCCGTCGTCCGGAATGTTTCTTCCAGTATCTGGGGGCCATCAGCTACGCCGAAAACACCTTCGGACCATACTGCCGGCAGATGGCCGGGCTGTTGCGCGAGGTCTACGGCGAGCAGGCTGATGTCCGTTATTACCAGGAGCATGTACACATTGATAAACACCATGGCCGCATGGGAATCGATGAATTATTGAAACCGGCCATTGCGCAGTTTGGCAACGATGTCGTCGCTGAGATGGCGAAAGGTGTTGAAATGACCCGCCGGTTGCAGCAGATCGCCGAGCAGGATCTGTCCAGTCAGCTCACCTGGATGGCACAGCAGCAGGATCATCGTGATCTGGCACATAAGATCAAGCCTTCTGTGTTTGGCGACATCGAAAACCTGCCGGTCATGTTGCTGGATGAACCGTATCACGAATTATCTGTCCCCCATGTTCACGATGGTGATGAGTTCTGCGTGGTGGATCAGGGGTTATTGCGGTTCTGTCACGGCTTTAACTGTTATTCGGATCTTGGTCCCGGAGAGTGCGTGGTCATTCGCAAAAACCGGCTTCATGGCGCCCTGGTGCTGTCTGAAAGCTGCAACTATCGGATTCTGTCGATCGGAGACTATGCGCGCTATGCAGACCATCACATTTAA